In Gemmatimonadaceae bacterium, a single genomic region encodes these proteins:
- a CDS encoding ABC-2 family transporter protein, translated as MPGTKATVRFATALVRTSVRSAMAERGAFAMRVVLMAVNNGIFFTFWIVLMSRVPRIRGYSLGDVALLYGVVALANGVAVFVAGGAQYLARVIHDGELDALIAQPKPTLLYAAGLRSQPSGLGDIVSGLIMISLSGRVAPVGIPIVLAAGAAGAMVLVSTAVLMHSAAFWLGRTESASRQLYEVTLMFSLYPDTLFTGPMRWILFTAIPAGFVGYLPAEAIRAPSLWTASALGAAVVAYAVVASSVFARGLRAYSSGSRFATFT; from the coding sequence ATGCCCGGCACGAAGGCGACCGTCCGATTCGCGACGGCCCTCGTACGCACCAGCGTGCGCTCGGCGATGGCCGAGCGCGGCGCGTTCGCGATGCGCGTCGTGTTGATGGCCGTGAACAACGGGATCTTCTTCACATTCTGGATCGTGCTGATGTCGCGCGTGCCGCGGATTCGCGGCTACTCGCTTGGCGACGTTGCGTTGTTGTACGGGGTCGTTGCCCTCGCGAACGGCGTCGCGGTGTTCGTCGCGGGCGGCGCGCAGTATCTGGCGCGCGTGATCCACGACGGAGAGCTCGACGCCCTGATCGCGCAGCCCAAACCGACGCTGCTCTACGCCGCCGGCTTGCGGTCGCAGCCGTCAGGTCTCGGCGACATCGTGAGCGGATTGATCATGATCTCGCTTTCCGGTCGCGTGGCGCCGGTGGGCATTCCGATCGTGCTCGCCGCGGGCGCCGCCGGCGCCATGGTACTGGTGTCGACCGCCGTGTTGATGCACAGCGCGGCGTTCTGGCTCGGGCGAACGGAGTCGGCGAGCCGTCAACTGTATGAGGTGACGCTCATGTTTTCGTTGTATCCGGACACCCTCTTCACGGGACCGATGCGCTGGATTCTCTTCACGGCGATCCCCGCGGGCTTCGTGGGATACTTGCCGGCCGAAGCGATCCGCGCGCCGTCTCTGTGGACCGCATCGGCACTCGGAGCCGCGGTGGTGGCATACGCCGTCGTGGCGTCATCGGTATTCGCGCGTGGGCTGCGGGCGTATAGCAGCGGGAGCCGCTTCGCCACGTTTACATGA